A genomic segment from Glycine soja cultivar W05 chromosome 20, ASM419377v2, whole genome shotgun sequence encodes:
- the LOC114403608 gene encoding uncharacterized protein LOC114403608 isoform X1 — translation MPPEPLPWDRKDFFKERKHERSESLGSVARWRDSSHHRDFNRWGSAEFRRPPGHGKQGGWHLFSEESGHGYAISRSSSDKMLEDDSRPSFSRGDGKYGRSSRENRGGPFGQRDWRGHSWEPSNGSISFPRRQQDVNNDHRSIDDALAYSPHPHSDFGNAWDQHHLKDQHDKMGGVNDFGAGPRCDRENSLGDWKPLKWTRSGSLSSRGSGFSHSSSSRSMGGADSHEAKAELLPKSVAVNESHSGEAAACATSSVPSEDTTSRKKPRLGWGEGLAKYEKKKVEVPEASANKDGPVLSTSNTEPCNLLSPSLVDKSPKVIGFSECASPATPSSVACSSSPAGMDDKLFGKTANVDNDVSNLTGSPAPVSENHFARFSFNLEKFDIDSLNNLGSSIIELVQSDDPTSLDSGPMRSNAINKLLIWKADISKVLEMTESEIDLLENELKSLKSESGETCPCSCPVALGSQMVGGDEKYGEEHVGVSDQVIRPLPLKVVDDPNTEKMPLSTNLHSIHENGKEEDIDSPGTATSKFVEPLPLIKAVSCDTRGYDNFSRDLDAVQSTAVKCLVPCTTRKEASVSTFVDGNTSMALKDSMDILYKTIISSNKESANRASEVFDKLLPKDCCKIEKMEASSDTCTHTFIMEKFAEKKRFARFKERVIALKFRALHHLWKEDMRLLSIRKCRPKSHKKNELSVRSTCNGIQKNRLSIRSRFPFPAGNQLSLVPTSEIINFTSKLLSESQVKVQSNTLKMPALILDEKEKMISKFVSSNGLVEDPLAIEKERAMINPWTPEEREVFLEKFAAFGKDFRKIASFLDHKTAADCVEFYYKNHKSDCFEKIKKQDGCKLGKSYSAKTDLIASGKKWNRELSASSLDILSAASLMADGIAGNKKLRTGSSLLGGYGKVKTSRGEDFIEKSSSFDILGDERETAAAADVLAGICGSLSSEAMSSCITSSVDPVEGNRDRKFLKVNPLCKPPMTPDVTQDVDDETCSDESCGEMDPTDWTDDEKTAFLQAVSSFGKDFAKIARCVGTRSQEQCKVFFSKGRKCLGLDLMRPIPENVGSPVNDDANGGESDTDDACVVETGSVVGTDKSGTKTDEDLPLYGTNTYHDESHPVEARNLSAELNESKEIIGTEVDLEDANVTSGAYQINIDSEQGCDGSEVFLCVSNKSGSVGEQAGIIMSDSTEVGKDKANKLGGAATELISAPDSSEPCESNSVAEDRMVVSEVSSGGLGNELERYRVSATLCVDDRDNKYEADSGVIVDLKSSVHDLSTMVNSSLSSLGTSCSGLSFCSENKHVPLGKPHVSALSMDDLLATSNSLLQNTVAVDVQCEKTASQDQMSSTCDIQGGRDMHCQNSISNAGHQLPITGNLSDHVDAVSILQGYPFQVPLKKEMNGDMNCSSSATELPFLPHKIEQDDDHIKTFQSSDSDKTSRNGDVKLFGKILTNPSTTQKPNVGAKGSEENGTHHPKLSSKSSNLKFTGHHSADGNLKILKFDHNDYVGLENVLENVPMRSYGYWDGNRIQTGLSTLPDSAILLAKYPAAFSNYPTSSAKLEQPSLQTYSKNNERLLNGAPTLTTTRDINGSNAVIDYQVFRRDGPKVQPFMVDVKHCQDVFSEMQRRNGFEAISSLQQQSRGVMGMNGVGRPGILVGGSCSGVSDPVAAIKMHYSNSDKYGGQTGSIAREDESWGGKGD, via the exons ATGCCGCCTGAACCATTGCCTTGGGATCGAAAGGACTTCTTCAAGGAGAGGAAGCACGAGAGGTCCGAGTCGCTTGGGTCTGTCGCCAGATGGAGGGATTCCTCGCACCACCGCGACTTCAACCGCTGGGGATCCGCCGAGTTTCGCCGACCGCCAG GTCATGGTAAGCAGGGTGGTTGGCACCTGTTTTCCGAGGAATCTGGTCATGGGTATGCGATTTCTCGGTCCAGCAGCGACAAGATGCTGGAAGATGATAGTCGGCCGTCGTTCTCGCGGGGTGATGGGAAGTATGGCAGGAGCAGTAGGGAAAATAGAGGAGGGCCCTTTGGTCAGAGAGATTGGCGAGGGCATTCATGGGAGCCCAGCAATGGTTCTATTAGTTTTCCCAGGAGGCAGCAGGATGTGAACAATGACCATAGGTCAATAGATGATGCCCTAGCGTATTCCCCTCATCCACATTCTGATTTCGGGAACGCTTGGGATCAGCACCACTTGAAAGACCAGCATGATAAGATGGGTGGTGTCAATGATTTCGGAGCTGGCCCAAGATGTGATAGAGAGAACTCTCTGGGTGACTGGAAGCCACTTAAATGGACCCGCTCTGGAAGTTTGTCATCTCGAGGCTCAGGTTTTAGCCACTCAAGTAGCTCAAGGAGCATGGGAGGAGCAGATTCCCATGAAGCGAAGGCCGAGTTGCTACCCAAAAGTGTGGCTGTTAATGAGTCGCATTCAGGGGAAGCAGCTGCTTGTGCCACATCTTCTGTGCCATCTGAGGATACAACTTCTAGAAAAAAGCCTAGGCTGGGTTGGGGGGAGGGACTTGCAAAGTATGAGAAGAAGAAAGTCGAGGTGCCTGAAGCAAGTGCAAACAAAGATGGTCCTGTCTTGTCTACTAGCAACACAGAACCTTGTAATCTCCTCAGTCCCAGCTTAGTTGATAAAAGCCCAAAAGTTATAGGATTCTCAGAATGTGCATCTCCTGCAACTCCATCTTCTGTTGCCTGCAGTTCCTCACCTG CAGGTATGGATGATAAATTATTTGGGAAGACCGCAAATGTGGACAATGATGTTAGTAATTTGACTGGTTCACCTGCTCCTGTgtctgaaaatcattttgcgAGGTTTTCTTTTAACTTAGAGAAATTTGATATCGACTCCTTGAATAATTTGGGTTCTTCAATTATTGAGTTGGTACAATCTGATGATCCAACTTCTCTGGATTCTGGTCCAATGAGGTCCAATGCAATTAACAAGTTACTGATATGGAAAGCTGACATTTCAAAGGTGTTGGAGATGACTGAATCTGAAATAGATTTACTTGAAAATGAACTGAAGTCACTAAAATCTGAATCTGGGGAAACATGCCCTTGTTCATGTCCAGTAGCCTTGGGCTCCCAGATGGTAGGTGGTGATGAAAAATACGGTGAAGAACATGTTGGAGTCTCTGATCAGGTCATCCGGCCATTACCGCTGAAAGTTGTTGATGATCCCAATACGGAGAAGATGCCCCTTTCAACTAACTTACATAGTATTCATGAAAATGGCAAGGAAGAGGACATTGATAGTCCTGGGACAGCTACTTCTAAATTTGTTGAGCCTTTGCCTTTAATTAAAGCAGTTTCTTGTGATACCAGGGGATATGATAACTTCTCCAGGGACTTGGATGCTGTTCAGTCTACAGCTGTGAAATGCCTAGTTCCCTGTACTACTAGGAAAGAAGCTAGTGTGTCTACTTTTGTTGATGGCAATACTTCTATGGCGCTAAAGGATAGCAtggatattttatataaaacaattatttcttCCAATAAAGAATCCGCCAACAGAGCTAGTGAGGTATTTGATAAGTTATTGCCCAAAGATTGTTGCAAGATTGAGAAGATGGAGGCAAGCAGTGACACATGCACTCATACCTTCATCATGGAAAAATTTGCTGAGAAAAAGCGGTTTGCAAGATTTAAGGAGAGAGTTATTGCACTTAAGTTCAGAGCCTTGCATCACCTATGGAAAGAAGATATGCGCTTACTGTCTATCAGGAAATGCCGACCAAAatctcacaaaaaaaatgaactaagtGTGCGATCTACCTGTAATGGTATCCAGAAGAATCGATTGTCCATTCGATCACGTTTTCCCTTTCCTG CAGGAAATCAACTAAGCTTGGTTCCAACATCagagataattaattttacaagcAAACTGCTTTCAGAATCCCAAGTTAAAGTGCAGAGTAACACCCTGAAAATGCCGGCATTAATTTTGGATGAAAAAGAGAAGATGATTTCCAAGTTTGTATCCAGTAATGGGCTGGTTGAAGATCCCTTGGCTATTGAGAAAGAAAGGGCTATGATCAATCCTTGGACCCCAGAAGAGAGAGAAGTTTTCTTGGAGAAATTTGCTGCCTTTGGAAAAGATTTTCGGAAAATTGCTTCTTTTCTTGACCACAAGACAGCGGCTGACTGTGTTGAATTCTACTacaaaaatcataaatctgATTGTTTTGAGAAAATTAAGAAGCAAGATGGTTGTAAGCTTGGGAAGTCATATTCAGCAAAAACTGACTTGATTGCATCAGGTAAAAAATGGAACCGTGAATTGAGTGCTTCTTCGCTTGATATTTTGAGTGCAGCATCATTGATGGCAGATGGCATTGCAGGTAACAAAAAATTGCGTACAGGAAGCTCACTTTTGGGTGGATATGGTAAAGTGAAGACATCAAGGGGTGAGGACTTCATAGAGAAATCAAGTAGTTTTGACATTCTTGGGGATGAAAGAGAAACTGCTGCTGCAGCTGATGTATTGGCTGGTATATGTGGTTCTCTTTCATCCGAGGCTATGAGTTCCTGCATAACAAGTTCAGTTGATCCTGTAGAAGGTAACAGGGATAGGAAGTTCCTGAAAGTAAACCCTTTATGCAAACCACCCATGACACCTGATGTTACTCAAGATGTTGATGATGAGACTTGCTCAGATGAGAGCTGTGGTGAAATGGATCCTACAGATTGGACTGATGATGAGAAGACTGCTTTTCTTCAGGCTGTATCATCCTTTGGGAAGGATTTTGCCAAGATAGCACGGTGTGTTGGGACAAGGTCCCAAGAACAGTGCAAAGTTTTCTTTAGCAAGGGCCGGAAATGCCTTGGATTAGATCTCATGCGCCCAATACCTGAGAATGTTGGATCCCCGGTTAATGATGATGCAAATGGGGGTGAGAGTGACACAGATGATGCATGTGTTGTTGAGACAGGCTCGGTGGTTGGAACTGATAAGTCAGGCACTAAAACAGATGAGGACCTGCCTTTGTATGGCACAAACACATACCATGATGAATCCCATCCTGTGGAAGCTAGGAACCTGTCAGCTGAATTAAATGAATCAAAGGAAATTATTGGGACAGAAGTAGATCTTGAAGATGCAAATGTCACTTCTGGTGCTTATCAAATCAATATTGATTCTGAACAGGGCTGTGATGGTAGTGAAGTTTTCTTGTGTGTTTCTAACAAGTCTGGATCTGTTGGTGAACAAGCAGGTATAATTATGTCAGATAGCACAGAAGTTGGAAAAGATAAAGCAAATAAATTGGGAGGTGCAGCTACAGAATTAATTTCTGCTCCAGATTCAAGTGAACCATGCGAGAGTAATTCTGTTGCTGAGGATAGAATGGTCGTTTCCGAGGTTTCTTCTGGTGGTCTTGGAAATGAATTGGAGAGGTATAGAGTGTCTGCTACCCTATGTGTTGATGATAGAGATAATAAATATGAAGCTGATTCAGGTGTTATAGTTGATTTGAAAAGCTCTGTGCATGATTTAAGCACTATGGTAAATTCTTCACTCTCATCTTTGGGCACTTCTTGTTCAGGATTGagtttttgttctgaaaataagCATGTGCCCCTTGGAAAGCCTCATGTCTCTGCATTGTCTATGGACGATCTTCTTGCAACTTCAAACTCATTGTTGCAAAATACAGTTGCTGTTGATGTTCAATGTGAGAAAACAGCTAGCCAAGATCAAATGTCCTCTACTTGTGATATTCAGGGAGGTAGAGATATGCACTGTCAGAATTCCATTAGCAATGCTGGCCATCAGCTCCCTATTACTGGGAATTTATCAGACCATGTTGATGCTGTTAGCATTCTCCAGGGATATCCCTTTCAAGTTCCTttgaagaaagaaatgaatGGCGATATGAATTGCAGCAGTTCAGCAACTGAATTGCCTTTTCTGCCCCATAAGATTGAACAGGATGATGATCATATCAAAACATTCCAGTCGTCAGATTCAGATAAAACATCCAGAAATGGTGATGTGAAACTGTTTGGGAAGATACTAACCAATCCTTCAACCACACAGAAACCTAATGTGGGTGCTAAAGGGAGTGAAGAAAATGGCACCCATCATCCTAAGTTAAGCAGCAAGTCTTCTAATCTGAAATTTACTGGCCATCATAGTGCTGAtggaaatttgaaaattttgaagtttGACCATAATGATTATGTTGGCCTTGAAAATGTTCTTGAAAATGTTCCCATGAGGAGTTATGGTTATTGGGATGGGAACCGAATACAGACTGGTCTCTCGACATTGCCTGATTCTGCCATCTTGCTAGCAAAGTATCCTGCTGCCTTCAGTAATTATCCCACATCTTCTGCCAAATTGGAGCAACCATCATTGCAGACATATTCCAAGAATAATGAACGGCTCCTGAATGGTGCACCCACTTTGACGACAACTAGAGACATCAATGGCAGCAATGCTGTGATTGATTATCAGGTGTTTAGAAGGGATGGTCCAAAAGTGCAACCATTTATGGTAGATGTCAAGCACTGCCAAGATGTATTCTCTGAGATGCAGAGAAGAAATGGATTCGAAGCAATCTCAAGTTTACAGCAGCAGAGCAGGGGAGTGATGGGAATGAATGGTGTTGGAAGACCGGGGATTCTTGTGGGAGGATCGTGCAGTGGGGTCTCAGATCCTGTGGCTGCAATCAAAATGCATTATTCCAATTCTGACAAGTATGGTGGTCAGACTGGGAGTATTGCAAGAGAGGATGAATCATGGGGAGGGAAAGGGGATTGA